The Glycine max cultivar Williams 82 chromosome 3, Glycine_max_v4.0, whole genome shotgun sequence sequence tttattcatatacttttttatttcttttaatctctcttatattttatttttatttctagagttttaatatttttttaaaagaacttgATATTACGTTTATATAtagtcaaataatttataaaaaaatatttttaagtacaGATAATgcaataatttcatatatatatatatatataactataaaagtataaacataaataacatcatatatttattaaccAACATGGTATGAGATGGTTAGTGGATATTTcaggttttaaaaaatcatatatttgtaagaaaaaatgtgtataagttcagcttaaattaaattagatcaatttttaaagtaaaattccAATCAGAttcaattgaataaaaaaatcagtttcatttattttatttttaatatgatcgtaatttcattttctttcttcttccgtGCCCATTCCTTCTTTGTTTGGCTTTTGAAGTTTGGACAGTACTATATGCCTATTTGGTTTGGCGCTCCAAATCCCAATATACCCACTGTTGGTGACTTGTTGCTTCATAAAGGCAGCGTCTTTGGCTCTCTTCCACTTCGTCTCTGCGTCACAAGAAATGGGTAGAAAACGTGCTCCAAAAACAGCGACCGGGTTCAAGTGTCGGTACGTAGATTCTACTACGATCATGTCTCTGTACTATTCCTGCTTCTATTCATCATGGATTTTCTGTTATTCTGTTTTCCTTTTGTTGTAACGTTTCGAAAGTTTCTCTGTACCTGTGTCATGTGCGTGATTGGTTTCACTGTGTTCCTATTATTGCTGTttatgggaaattttttattttattttattttactgctTTTTGGGTTTGGTTGCATGCATTATGCATAGACTCAAAGGCTTTGGTTGGGTTagggttttatattttttaatagatgGATGGATATTGGTGAAATCGCGTGATTAGGAGAAAAAATGTAAGCTTGCGATATGTGCTTGATTGCATTTTGTGGGTGTGATATGTCAAGTTATCACTTTTTGTACTTTCTACGGTGAAaacttgattattttattttatttttctcttcaccTTTTCGAGAAATACTATTTTAAGGTCTAATAATCTAATATCACCATGGCTTTATGGTTTCACATGTCATGtagctgattttttttaatttaagaaaaatagttaatgaAATTTGTTAGGGTGTCACGCGGATCACGAACACATGATGGTGGTCACACAATAGTTTCTCCCTTTTGGAGGCTGCTTCAAAAGAATATCAACTTCTGGGTGTTCTTTTAGGTGTTTGTGTGTCAAGATAAGtgtttgatgttattttaaCTTTCATCGTGTGTATTTTATGTGTTATTTGCTCACcactaactttttttatttttgttgaagaATACTGTTGTGGAACCACAGCCTTCCATTGGAAACATACAATTATCAAGGGCATTAGACTCTCAGCTTGAAATCCCACTCCCTGGGCTTACCTCACCAAAGCATCCAAATTTGTTGGTGGATGGAGTGGAAATGCGTCATGCAAAAAGCCCGGCACAGGAGCAAGTGAACCAAAAGAACATGAGCATCAAAAGAAGCCTCCTACCTCAGCTAAGAAAAAAACCAAATTCTGTGGTGCATCTGTGAGGCGATCGTATTAAAAGTTCAGTTGTTAGTCACCCTAATACCACCAATTGTTACATTGAAGTCGTTGAGGATTTAACTGTTATTGATAGTGAGAAAGATGAAGCAGATACTCAACTTGAGCAAGTATTATTGGCAGACCCAGAGTTGGAGTTGTTGGAGCTGCCGCTGGAGCACGAGCATGAGTCCGAGCCAGAGCTGGCATATAATTTGGGCGAGAAGAAGAGTTGGAAAGAAAAAGTTGACTGTGCATTACAAAGAATAGAAGCTCTTGATAAGACAGTAGAATTGTTGAAATCCAAGGTGTTTTATAAGTTTGTGTTCAAGACTCCATGTGGTTGTTATTTTTCCTGTGATTCGTGGCTTGCCTCATTGATTTACGTGCAGAACATGTAACAGGTAGATGAGAATATTGTCCTTTGTGAAGCCCCATCTATGTCATCTATAAGTTACAAGAGCATGTATATTGACTCACAGAAGaaggttttgttttattttttccaatttaattttctaatacaCCTTTTAAggtttttcctctttgtttttgttatgatattcatctctttttttttttatgttgtttattGCCTCACATATATGCAGGTTGAAGCTTTAACAGTTGAAAATCAACGACTAAATGGAAAGCTGGAAAATGCTCTTGGCAAAATTGGAGTGGTATGTTTCAACATTATTATCATAGTCCTCCATGTAAAGCCTTTTTATTCAATATCATAATCTATtgcaaaaaatttgtttttcctCTTCTTGCCCCGGTAATTGGTTATCATTATTGTTAATATcatctttaagaaaaaaaaaagtatatatgatATTCGTTGATTTGAAGAAATATATGTTTCCATGAGCAATTATTTTGTGTTTCTTTCATTAAACTGTTGCTTCTAGTTTTGGATCAAGAACCTGACTTAAGATGGATAAACATTTCATAAAGTGGTTCTTGTGGTTGTACCACAATACAGTAGTATGATTTTTTTGTCCTGTATGTATCGATGTTGTATCTGAACTTATGAGTATCAAAAGTATCACCTTAAAAGGTACAAACcgtaattgttaattaattgagCTTTTAGTTAACTTATATATCTGACTAAACTATCCCTGATGGCTTACATTGTAGTACAAAGACGAGATCCATGTTTTGGTGGATGTAAAGGATAAAACGAAGGATGCTGTTAAGGATACAATGATTTCAAATGTGGCAAAAACTATAGAAACGGCTGTTAATGTATCAAATCAAGCAATGCAAATCCACAATGCGTGCTCTGCTTCTGCAgttaagagaaagagaaatgtaAGCTGAAGTAGGAAGCTAATGCTGCACAACTTATTCTTATGTATTGTAAAAAGTAAATTGGAAACTTGACACGTAAATGTAAAAAGTAAATTAGAGACTTGACACCTAAATGTGTTTGAGCCTGTGGTGcttttgaaccttttttttttacatggatTTCTGCTAGTTAATGTGATCATTTTATATTCTCTGATTCTCATGTCTCGTTTTACCTGATGGTTCATATGCCTTCAACTCATCAAATTCATAcattctttttgtgttttgtaGTATATTAAGAGGAGAAAGAAATAGTTAAGctttaatatgttttaaatctttGTTAAATATGTGAAGCGATGATATGATAGACAGATAGTTCTCTCATCGTTGCTATGTCACTACCCTCATGCTTTTCTTGACCTAAGGTTATTGCCAAATCAGAATTCTTAACCACCTCTATTCAGCCAAAGATTTATGGGGTGCAAATGTGTCAAAATGAGTGGAGTTCTTTAGGCTTAAGTTTACCTTCAAAAAATATGGTACtaagtttgatttatttatttaggggcctattcaattaaaatttttatggattttaaaagattttttttttagaaaaaagtcTTGaggtatttaattaagatttttaaataataaaaaaaaagttgtgtgGTATTCAATCAAGACATATTAGGACATTTTAAGAAATTCAATAAAATCCGTtggtattcaattaaaattttttataattttaaaaaatatcttatggtatttaaaagtatataaattttgatgaattttttttatgatgaattttaatgaatttcatgagattttttagtgaaaaatacacattaaacaatcttgttcaaacttttgaaatttcatgaaatttttttctatcacACATAATTCCTTTACTTtgttgaaaacaataaatattcatatatttttttactctttcaaTCAATGGTTAACATGTTTTAGAACATGTGATACGAGAGATCTTCTCAATTCTTTAAATTTGAGATATTTTGATTAAGTGTTTTATACATATAAACGAATGTGAA is a genomic window containing:
- the LOC102668756 gene encoding uncharacterized protein, which translates into the protein MVLDEIEGDRIKSSVVSHPNTTNCYIEVVEDLTVIDSEKDEADTQLEQVLLADPELELLELPLEHEHESEPELAYNLGEKKSWKEKVDCALQRIEALDKTVELLKSKVDENIVLCEAPSMSSISYKSMYIDSQKKVLFYFFQFNFLIHLLRFFLFVFVMIFISFFFYVVYCLTYMQVEALTVENQRLNGKLENALGKIGVYKDEIHVLVDVKDKTKDAVKDTMISNVAKTIETAVNVSNQAMQIHNACSASAVKRKRNVS